A single region of the Marinobacter salinus genome encodes:
- a CDS encoding cytochrome C assembly family protein: MGTLILAVTSLFLYSVGTALQALHFRGRVHSNLAITTLVGALALISHGLLIAQTVHHDGGFDFGFFKSSVLISWLIVFLLLGLNLRKPVQNLFLGVYPLASLTIIMGLITHTPSRLVSDESYGMLSHIALSVTAYSLFTLAAIQAILLYFQNRQLKRNYNSLLVRNLPPLQTMESLLFEMVWAGVVMLVLAIVTGALFVKDLFAQDLAHKTVFSLLSLMVFVALLIGRYTKGWRGITASRWTLAGCALLMLAFYGSKFVLELVFNRGG, encoded by the coding sequence ATGGGAACGCTGATTCTCGCGGTCACCTCTCTTTTTCTATACAGCGTCGGTACCGCGCTGCAGGCGCTCCATTTCAGAGGCCGGGTGCACAGTAACCTTGCCATTACGACACTGGTCGGCGCTCTGGCACTGATTAGCCATGGCCTGTTGATTGCTCAAACAGTGCATCACGACGGCGGATTCGATTTTGGATTTTTCAAGAGCTCCGTCCTCATCTCGTGGCTGATCGTATTCCTTCTTCTTGGCCTTAACCTCAGAAAACCTGTGCAGAACCTGTTCCTTGGGGTTTACCCCCTGGCATCCCTGACCATCATAATGGGTTTGATCACGCACACCCCTTCAAGACTGGTCTCAGACGAGAGCTATGGGATGCTGTCACATATCGCCTTGTCAGTCACAGCGTACAGCCTGTTCACGCTGGCAGCCATCCAGGCGATCCTGCTCTATTTCCAGAACCGCCAACTTAAACGTAATTACAACAGCCTGCTGGTGCGTAACCTGCCGCCCCTGCAGACCATGGAATCACTATTGTTCGAAATGGTCTGGGCCGGCGTGGTGATGCTCGTACTGGCGATCGTAACCGGGGCGCTGTTTGTGAAAGATCTTTTCGCCCAGGATCTGGCCCACAAAACTGTTTTTTCACTACTTTCGTTAATGGTGTTCGTTGCACTGTTGATCGGGCGCTACACCAAAGGCTGGAGAGGCATTACGGCAAGTCGTTGGACGCTGGCGGGCTGCGCCCTGTTAATGCTGGCTTTTTACGGCAGCAAATTCGTGCTTGAACTGGTATTTAACAGAGGCGGCTAA
- the ffh gene encoding signal recognition particle protein, with protein MFENLQDRLSGSLRKISGQARLTDDNIKDTLREVRMALLEADVALPVVKDFVEGVRTRAIGQEVQRSLTPGQVFVKVVQQELERVMGESNESLNLSVQPPAVIMMAGLQGAGKTTTVAKLSRFLKERQKKSVMVVSADVYRPAAIKQLETLAGEVGVEFFPSTADQDPVDIAEGAISAARKKHIDVVILDTAGRLHVDEQMMGEIGRLHKAVNPVETLFVVDAMTGQDAANTAKAFNDALPLTGVVLTKTDGDARGGAALSVRHITGKPIKFLGVGEKSDALEPFYPDRVASRILGMGDVLSLIEEAERKLDQKKAQKLTKKIKKGKSFDLEDFRDQLQQMKNMGGIGGLLDKLPGMGQMAQMAQQQVNDKSMGQMEAIICSMTPKERRYPDVINNSRKRRIATGSGTQIQDVNRLLKQHKQMQKMMKKFGKKGGMANMMRGMGGMMPPGGGGGGAPPFGRM; from the coding sequence ATGTTTGAGAACCTCCAAGACCGACTTTCCGGTAGCCTGCGCAAGATTTCCGGTCAGGCGCGGCTAACCGATGACAATATCAAGGACACGCTGCGTGAAGTCCGGATGGCTCTGCTTGAGGCGGATGTCGCTCTGCCGGTAGTCAAGGATTTCGTGGAAGGTGTCCGCACGCGTGCCATTGGTCAGGAAGTGCAACGCAGCCTGACGCCGGGGCAGGTTTTTGTGAAGGTGGTCCAGCAAGAGCTGGAGCGCGTTATGGGCGAGAGCAATGAGTCGCTCAACCTGTCCGTGCAGCCGCCCGCAGTTATTATGATGGCTGGCCTGCAGGGTGCCGGTAAGACCACGACGGTGGCCAAGCTTTCCCGATTCCTTAAAGAACGTCAGAAGAAGTCGGTCATGGTGGTCAGCGCGGACGTATATCGTCCGGCCGCCATCAAGCAGTTGGAAACACTGGCTGGCGAAGTGGGCGTCGAGTTTTTCCCCAGTACGGCAGACCAGGATCCGGTGGATATCGCCGAGGGCGCTATCTCTGCCGCGCGCAAGAAGCACATTGACGTTGTCATTCTGGATACCGCCGGCCGTCTGCATGTCGATGAGCAGATGATGGGTGAAATCGGGCGCCTCCACAAAGCGGTTAACCCGGTTGAGACCCTGTTTGTGGTCGATGCCATGACCGGCCAGGATGCGGCGAATACCGCCAAGGCGTTTAACGACGCGTTACCGCTGACGGGGGTAGTGCTGACCAAAACCGATGGTGACGCTCGCGGTGGCGCAGCCTTGTCGGTCCGTCATATTACCGGTAAGCCCATTAAATTTCTGGGCGTTGGAGAAAAATCCGATGCGTTGGAGCCTTTTTACCCGGACCGTGTTGCGTCACGCATCCTTGGTATGGGCGATGTTCTCTCACTGATAGAAGAAGCCGAGCGTAAGCTGGACCAGAAGAAGGCCCAGAAGCTCACAAAAAAGATCAAGAAGGGCAAGAGCTTCGACCTGGAAGACTTCCGGGATCAGCTGCAACAGATGAAGAATATGGGTGGTATCGGCGGTTTGCTGGATAAGCTACCGGGTATGGGGCAAATGGCCCAGATGGCGCAGCAGCAGGTTAATGACAAATCCATGGGGCAGATGGAAGCCATCATCTGCTCAATGACGCCGAAGGAGCGCCGTTACCCTGATGTCATTAACAACTCACGCAAGCGCCGCATCGCCACCGGCTCCGGAACCCAGATCCAGGATGTCAATCGCCTGCTCAAGCAACACAAGCAAATGCAGAAAATGATGAAAAAGTTTGGCAAAAAGGGCGGTATGGCGAACATGATGCGCGGCATGGGTGGTATGATGCCGCCCGGCGGCGGCGGTGGTGGAGCGCCTCCCTTCGGCCGTATGTAA
- a CDS encoding Yip1 family protein, with product MSLTHSFGLLAHPDQEWEAIRRESESVTKLYLGHILLLALIPAAAGFFGTSQVGWQIGDGQITKLSTGSALQLSTLFYAAMLVGIFILGKFIDFFAATYDAVERTPRGVALAAYTATPIFLIGVIAVYPNIWVNMLAGLAAVAYAVYLLYEGLPILMKIPEERGFMFASAVLTVGLVMFVALLAMSVVIWSMGVGPVYVS from the coding sequence ATGAGTCTGACACACAGCTTTGGCCTGCTTGCTCACCCTGACCAGGAGTGGGAGGCTATACGCAGGGAATCTGAGTCCGTAACGAAACTCTATCTCGGCCACATTTTGCTTTTGGCCCTCATTCCCGCTGCCGCCGGATTTTTCGGAACATCCCAGGTAGGCTGGCAGATCGGTGACGGGCAGATAACGAAGCTCTCCACCGGAAGCGCACTGCAGCTTTCGACCCTGTTCTACGCCGCGATGCTCGTGGGCATATTCATTCTTGGTAAATTTATTGATTTTTTTGCCGCGACCTACGATGCCGTTGAACGCACCCCCAGGGGAGTTGCGCTAGCTGCGTATACCGCCACCCCGATTTTCCTGATTGGCGTAATCGCGGTATACCCAAACATTTGGGTAAACATGCTCGCCGGGCTCGCGGCTGTCGCATACGCCGTCTATCTTCTCTATGAAGGCCTGCCTATCCTGATGAAGATTCCGGAAGAACGCGGATTCATGTTCGCGTCAGCGGTGCTAACAGTCGGACTGGTAATGTTCGTTGCACTTCTCGCCATGAGCGTCGTTATCTGGAGCATGGGCGTCGGCCCCGTTTACGTAAGCTGA
- the rpsP gene encoding 30S ribosomal protein S16, whose protein sequence is MVIIRLARGGSKKRPFYHLTVTDSRKSRDGRFIERVGFFNPVARGQEESLRVDRDRVEFWLGQGAQTSDRVAQLLKAAE, encoded by the coding sequence ATGGTAATAATCCGTTTGGCTCGTGGCGGCTCAAAGAAGCGCCCGTTCTACCATCTGACAGTCACCGACAGCCGTAAATCTCGCGACGGTCGGTTCATTGAGCGCGTTGGATTTTTCAACCCGGTTGCCCGTGGTCAGGAAGAAAGTCTGCGCGTTGACCGTGATCGTGTTGAGTTCTGGCTGGGCCAGGGCGCGCAAACCAGCGATCGTGTTGCCCAGCTGCTGAAGGCTGCTGAGTAA
- the trmD gene encoding tRNA (guanosine(37)-N1)-methyltransferase TrmD produces MWIGAVSLFPEMFSAVTDYGITGRAVRDGLLTFRSWNPREFTHDRHRTVDDRPYGGGPGMLMKIQPLREAIRAARESAPGQACVVYLSPQGEPLTQAVVESLAAEERLILIAGRYEGVDERLISAEVDREVSLGDFVLSGGELAAMAVIDAVTRLIPGALGHAQSAEQDSFADGLLDCPHYTRPEVYEGQAVPDVLLGGHHDQIRRWRLKQSLRRTRERRPDLLEKRVFTDEERELLEEILNEPGASESSGH; encoded by the coding sequence GTGTGGATCGGCGCAGTCAGTCTGTTTCCGGAGATGTTCAGTGCGGTAACTGATTACGGGATCACGGGAAGGGCAGTTCGGGACGGTCTTTTGACCTTCAGGAGCTGGAATCCTCGTGAGTTTACCCATGATCGTCACCGCACAGTAGATGACCGTCCTTACGGTGGTGGCCCGGGCATGCTGATGAAAATCCAGCCGCTCCGCGAGGCCATACGTGCTGCACGGGAGTCTGCGCCAGGTCAGGCCTGCGTAGTTTATCTTTCGCCTCAGGGTGAGCCATTGACTCAGGCCGTCGTCGAGTCTCTTGCGGCGGAGGAGCGACTGATTCTGATCGCAGGTCGCTACGAGGGTGTGGATGAGCGCCTGATATCGGCCGAAGTCGATCGGGAAGTGTCACTGGGGGACTTCGTCCTCTCCGGTGGCGAGTTGGCGGCGATGGCCGTCATTGATGCGGTTACACGCCTCATCCCCGGAGCGCTGGGTCATGCGCAGTCGGCAGAGCAGGATTCCTTTGCTGACGGTTTGCTGGATTGTCCGCACTACACTCGGCCCGAGGTTTACGAAGGTCAGGCGGTGCCGGATGTTTTATTGGGCGGTCACCATGATCAGATCCGGCGTTGGCGGCTAAAGCAGTCGCTGAGGCGAACCCGGGAGCGACGCCCCGACCTGCTGGAGAAGCGGGTGTTTACGGATGAAGAGCGTGAGCTGCTGGAAGAGATTTTGAACGAACCGGGTGCCTCTGAATCATCAGGGCATTAA
- the rimM gene encoding ribosome maturation factor RimM (Essential for efficient processing of 16S rRNA), translating to MTQNSQETVIGRITSVFGVKGWLKVYSFTDPREGILNYRDWTLDLDGKRIPVKLEEGRRQGQGIVVRLKGVDDRDVALKLCGADVKVATEELPDLPEGEFYWFQLEGLDVFTVEGECLGTVHHLIETGSNDVLVVHASAGSIDQRERLIPYLPDQVVREVDLGSSRMVVDWDPEF from the coding sequence ATGACACAGAATTCGCAGGAAACTGTGATCGGCCGGATTACCTCGGTATTTGGGGTCAAGGGATGGCTAAAGGTCTATTCCTTTACGGATCCCAGAGAAGGAATACTGAATTACCGGGACTGGACGTTGGATCTGGACGGAAAGCGTATTCCTGTCAAGCTTGAAGAGGGTCGCCGCCAAGGGCAGGGGATCGTCGTCAGGCTTAAAGGTGTTGATGACCGTGATGTTGCTCTCAAGCTATGCGGCGCCGATGTTAAAGTGGCGACCGAAGAGCTACCTGATCTCCCTGAGGGGGAGTTCTACTGGTTCCAGCTTGAGGGTCTTGACGTTTTTACGGTTGAGGGTGAGTGCCTGGGAACGGTGCACCATCTGATAGAAACAGGTTCCAACGATGTTCTGGTGGTTCACGCTTCGGCAGGTTCCATAGATCAGCGTGAGCGGTTGATTCCTTATCTGCCTGATCAGGTGGTCAGGGAAGTCGACTTGGGCTCTTCGCGCATGGTTGTGGACTGGGATCCGGAGTTCTGA
- the rplS gene encoding 50S ribosomal protein L19: MSGKNNIISQLEAEQMTKETPAFAPGDTVVVQVRVTEGNRERLQAFEGVVIGKRNRGMNSSFTVRKISYGVGVERTFQTFSKLIDSVSVKRRGDVRQAKLYYLRDLSGKAARIKEKLG, translated from the coding sequence ATGAGCGGCAAGAACAACATCATCAGTCAACTTGAAGCGGAACAGATGACCAAGGAAACCCCTGCGTTTGCGCCGGGCGATACCGTGGTCGTTCAGGTTCGCGTAACCGAGGGTAACCGTGAGCGTCTGCAGGCGTTCGAAGGTGTTGTCATCGGTAAGCGTAACCGTGGCATGAACTCATCCTTCACCGTGCGTAAGATTTCTTACGGTGTTGGCGTTGAGCGTACTTTCCAGACCTTCTCCAAGCTGATCGACAGCGTGAGCGTGAAGCGTCGCGGTGACGTGCGTCAGGCCAAGCTTTACTACCTGCGCGACCTGTCCGGTAAGGCAGCTCGCATCAAGGAAAAGCTGGGCTGA
- the xerD gene encoding site-specific tyrosine recombinase XerD has translation MRQEDEAIIVRFTDAIWLEDGLGEKTRQAYRSDLTRLSAWLEEQPGRPPLTAARRTDLLAWMSRGLAEGVKASTAARRLSGIRRFYRYLLREGLIAEDPTLRIDSPRLPRRLPDSLTEEEVDDLLAEPDPSVPIELRDKAMLEILYGCGLRVSELTGLRVDQVNLRQGVIRITGKGDKERLVPLGEEAVDWLLRYMKEARLELLKGHSCDALFPGNRPSAMTRQTFWHRIKHYAVRVGIRKHLSPHTLRHAFATHLLNHGADLRVVQMLLGHSDLSTTQIYTHVARQRLQSLHQAHHPRG, from the coding sequence GTGAGACAGGAAGATGAGGCGATCATCGTCCGCTTTACCGACGCGATATGGCTGGAAGACGGGCTGGGTGAAAAAACGAGGCAAGCCTATCGAAGCGATCTTACCCGTCTTTCAGCCTGGCTGGAGGAGCAGCCCGGCCGGCCGCCCCTGACGGCTGCCCGCAGAACCGATTTGCTTGCGTGGATGTCCAGAGGCCTGGCGGAAGGAGTGAAAGCGTCAACTGCGGCCCGGCGGCTGTCCGGTATACGGCGGTTTTATCGTTATCTATTGCGTGAAGGTCTGATTGCTGAGGACCCGACCTTGCGCATCGACAGTCCCCGCCTGCCTCGGCGGCTTCCTGATTCCCTGACTGAGGAGGAGGTTGACGACCTGCTGGCAGAGCCGGACCCTTCGGTGCCTATCGAATTACGGGATAAGGCCATGCTGGAGATTCTCTATGGCTGCGGGCTCCGGGTTTCTGAACTCACAGGCTTGCGTGTCGACCAGGTCAATCTTCGCCAGGGTGTGATTCGAATTACCGGCAAGGGTGACAAAGAGCGTCTCGTCCCCCTGGGTGAGGAGGCGGTCGACTGGCTGCTGCGTTATATGAAGGAGGCGCGCCTGGAGCTCTTGAAAGGTCATTCCTGTGATGCACTGTTCCCGGGGAACCGGCCTTCTGCCATGACCCGCCAGACTTTCTGGCACCGGATCAAGCATTATGCTGTCCGGGTGGGCATTCGCAAGCATCTCTCCCCCCACACTCTTCGACATGCCTTTGCAACGCATCTCCTGAATCACGGCGCTGATCTGCGGGTTGTTCAGATGCTGCTGGGGCACTCTGATTTATCAACGACACAGATATATACCCATGTTGCGCGCCAGCGCCTTCAGTCGTTGCACCAGGCCCATCATCCCCGTGGCTGA
- a CDS encoding HlyC/CorC family transporter — protein MNETSLTALFILLVGLILLSGFFSSSETGMMSLNRYRLKHLAKTGHKGAKRAQNLLQRTDQLIGVILIGNNFVNILASSIATVIAIELWGNAGIAYATLLLTIVILIFAEVTPKTLAALFPEKIAFPASYVLGPLLKILYPIVWAVNLLTGVILKLLRVSPDDAASDHLSREELRTLVNEAGALIPAKHKDMLVSILDLEKVTVNDIMVPRNEVVGIDLDDDTDTILRQLRSSQHTRLPVFKGDINNIQGILHLRSASKLLQQEEINKAMIMQLCQEPYFVPESTPLNTQLINFQKGKRRFGIVVDEYGDVLGLATLEDILEEIVGDFTTDYAATSPDIIPQDDGTFIIDGTTALRTINKTLGWKMPTDGPKTLNGLITETLENIPDTNVCVKVDGHCVEVLQIKDNVVKAAIVHPRKRKKRPLARP, from the coding sequence TTGAACGAAACATCGCTTACCGCGCTGTTTATTCTGCTCGTCGGCCTCATTCTTCTGTCCGGCTTCTTTTCCAGCTCGGAAACCGGAATGATGTCCCTGAACCGGTACCGCCTGAAACACCTGGCAAAAACCGGTCACAAGGGCGCAAAGCGAGCTCAAAACCTTCTCCAGAGAACAGATCAGTTGATTGGGGTTATCCTGATCGGCAACAACTTCGTTAATATTCTTGCCTCATCCATTGCAACAGTTATTGCCATCGAGCTCTGGGGTAATGCTGGCATCGCTTACGCAACGCTCCTGCTAACGATCGTCATCCTGATTTTTGCCGAAGTTACGCCCAAAACACTGGCCGCCCTCTTTCCGGAAAAAATCGCCTTCCCCGCGAGCTACGTGCTGGGACCGCTACTGAAGATCCTTTATCCAATCGTCTGGGCGGTAAACCTGCTTACCGGTGTTATCCTGAAACTGCTTCGCGTCTCTCCCGATGATGCCGCCAGCGACCATCTCAGTCGCGAAGAACTCAGAACCCTCGTCAATGAGGCAGGCGCGCTGATCCCGGCCAAACATAAGGACATGTTGGTCAGCATCCTGGATCTGGAAAAGGTCACGGTGAACGACATCATGGTCCCCCGAAACGAGGTGGTGGGCATTGATCTGGATGACGATACCGACACCATCCTGCGACAGCTTCGCAGCAGCCAGCACACCCGACTTCCGGTTTTTAAAGGCGACATCAACAATATCCAGGGCATTCTGCATCTGAGAAGTGCGTCCAAGCTGCTTCAGCAGGAAGAAATCAACAAAGCGATGATCATGCAGCTTTGCCAGGAACCCTACTTTGTCCCTGAAAGCACGCCACTGAACACTCAGCTCATCAATTTCCAGAAGGGAAAGCGCCGGTTTGGTATCGTCGTTGACGAATATGGCGATGTGCTCGGCCTGGCCACGCTTGAGGACATTCTGGAGGAAATCGTCGGTGACTTTACCACGGACTACGCCGCCACCAGCCCTGACATCATCCCCCAGGACGACGGAACCTTCATTATTGACGGGACAACGGCCCTGCGAACCATCAACAAGACCCTGGGCTGGAAAATGCCTACGGACGGTCCCAAAACGCTCAACGGCCTGATCACCGAGACACTGGAAAACATCCCGGATACAAACGTATGCGTCAAGGTGGACGGGCATTGCGTGGAAGTTCTGCAGATTAAGGACAACGTTGTAAAGGCCGCCATCGTACACCCTCGCAAACGCAAAAAGCGCCCGCTGGCCCGACCATAA